The DNA window GGAAGCGCGTATGGACATAATCTTCCAGCACCACCCGCAAACCGATCGTGGCATGGCGCAAGGCCATCAGCAGCAGCGCGGCGATCAGTACGGCATTGATCGGTGAGCCCAGCCATGCCGCCGGCGCTGCCCCCGCCCCCGTCATATGAACCAGCAGAGAGACGACGAACCAGACCGCAAGCGGGATTAGAGCCAAAGCGGTGAGCCGCTGCATGCGCCAAGTTCGGGAGCCCGTGCCCGATGCGCCATAACCCTTGGACTTGCGATACGCCTCGCGCTGATAAAGCTGCGTCAGGAGTGCAGCATTGGTCTCAGTCTTGGCGACCTTGATCTCTTCATGGCCCCCATCATCCCCATCAGCCTTTTGCGGATCATCGGTAGCGTCGTCGGTGCTGTCGGCGTCTTTCTGTTCGGTCATGCCCCCACCCCTCCAAACAGTACGAATACCCAGATCAGCAGCGCCAGCGCGACCGCGCCGATCATCGCCGCCCAGCCGGTCGAGCGCGTGTTCGCCATGCCGAAACCGTGGCCACTATCCCATCCAAGATGCCGTATTCCGTTCAGCAAGTGGAAGCAGATCGCCACGGTCCAGCCGAACAAAAGCAGCTTGGCGGGCCAGCTGGCATAAATCCGCGCGGTCCAGTCTGCGGCGGCGCCACCGGCCGCCATCGCGACGATCCACCAGGCCAGCACCGGCAAGCCCGCCGCCAGTGCGATACCGGTGGCGCGGTGCAGGATCGACGTCGACTGGCCGATTTCCCAGCGATAGTGCGCCAGATGCGGCGACAGGGGCCGCTCGCTGTTCAGCCCGCGATCGCCGCTCATGCTGCCTTGCCTTCCCGCACCGTCAGGCTGGCCGGATTACCCCTCCGGGGATTTTGCGCGTTATCGACCGTGCCCAGCATCATGGCGCCTTTCCGCAACAGCGATCCAGGTCTTGCCGCAAGCCGGGAGATCTGGGTCGCAGTCTCATCACCGATCCACGCAGACCCGACCGCCCTTGGCACCGATGAACCTCCTGTAAACGCCGGAATGCGGCCGAATGTTTCATGCAATTTCAGCCCGATTACCCGGTTCATCATCGTCGAGCCGGTTTGCAGGGCCGAGGAAGGATCGGCTCGCGGCGATGAAGGCGGCAGCAAACAGCACGGTTCCGACCAAAACGATGATCTCGGTGTCGTGCTTGCCCGCCAGGTGCCACAGGAAAAACAGAAGCAAGCCGCCATTTGCAAGCGCTCCAAGCCACAGCAGCACGGCACTGCCCCCTGTCTTTTCCAATCGATGAAGCACAACGCCAAGCGGGATGAAGGTGTGGACGAGAAGGAAAACCGCGCTGGCCACATCACCGATCTGTGAGATATCCAGAGACAGGATCATCAGGATCACGATCCCCACCGTCGCGACCATCGCCAGATTGCCCTGCCTCAGAAACAAGGGCCGCGCCAATATCGGGCTGACCCGCTTCTGGTCGGCCATGTAACCGATCGTGTTCGAGCCTGAGAAAATATTGGCGTTGATATTGGTCATGGTGGAAACCATCGTGGTGATGCCCACGATCAGAAAACCTGCTCTACCCAGGTCCGGCCTTGCACCGGCTACCCAGCCAACTGTGCGCGAAATGATCGATCATAGGCCGGGTAGAGGGCACCGCCGGGGCGGCAGCGGATGTCAGCCGGATATATTCTGGCGCCGATAACTGATCGCAAGAATTATGGCGTCCAGTTCACCCGTCACGGCAGCTCCAACTGCTCCCGGTCTGCGGTGGCGGCGATGAGTTCGCCTTTCAGCGCGGCGAGTTCATAGCGGGCATCGAGCAGGTTGATCCGCGCCTGCAGCAGCGCCTGTTCGCGCAAGTTCACCGTCAACAGATCGCTGGCACCTAAAAACAGGCGGCGGCGTTCGGCCTGGGCCAGTTGCTGCGCGAGGCTTGCGTCCTGACGAGCGAGGCTGATCTGGTCCTCCGCGGCATCCGCGCGGATGGCGAGCCGGTTGATCCGCACCACGATCTCGTCTTCCAGCTGGCTGTGCTTGCGCTGCAATTCGTCGATCTTGGCCGAAGCGGCGATGCTGCGTCCCTGCGCATCGCGGCGCTGCAGCGGCATGGAAAAGGTAACGCCGACCTTGGTTTCCAGCGGGGTACGGCTTGGCCCGCCAAGGCCTTCCGCCCCCAGATCCTTGGAAACATCGACTCCGACATCGAGCCGCGGACGCAGATCATTCTCCGCCAGCAACCGTTCGGCACGCGCTTTATCCATCCGCAGCAGAATCGCCGACAGATCGGGCCGGGCCAAGCGGTCCAGCCCGCCGAAAACCGGCAGAGGGCTTTTCAGATCGGGAAACTCATCGGGCAGCAGTTCGGACGTCGGGAAGACCGGACGGCCCAGCGCATCGCGCCAGAAGAAGGACAGGTCGTTGGCGGCGGCATCCAAGGTACGCTCTGCCCGCACCAGATTGGAGCAGCGCTGCACGATGTTCTGCCGATTTTCGACGGACAGGATCGCCGGCTGCGCGCCGAGGCGGATGCCGCGCTCTATGCCAGACTGGCGCGATTCGGCGAGGTTCAGAAGTTGCCGGAATACGCGCACGCGCTGCCCGGCGGCGACCCATTGCAGATAGGCATCGAGCGCGCGCTGCTGCACGCCGATGGCCACCATCTGCCGCTCGAACGAGGCAATCGATACGTCGGCTTCCGCCTGCGCCAATTTGGTGCGGCGACTGTCGGTCAGCCGATCCCGCAGCAGAGAAAAGACCCCGCCAACGCTGACCTCCCCCAGCTTGTTGGTGAAATATTGGTCTTCATAAATTGGAAAATCGCCGCGCGAGACACGGTATCCGGCGTAAACCTGCCCACCATTATTGGTGAGCGGCTGATAGGCCTTCGCCTCGGCCTTTGCCCCGTCATAATAGCCGAGCACGCGGGAAAAACCGTCGCCCTTGAACAGCAGATCGAATTCGCCGCGGGTGGAGAGGAGACGCCCCGCCGCCTGCCGTTCCTGAGCTGCCGCCGCCAGAATCTCCGGCGCATGGCGCGCTGATGAGCGCAGCACCTCGCGCAGCGTCAGCACATCGCCGACCGGCGGCTGTGCCGCCTCCTCAATCTCGGGCTGCGGATTGCCAACAGGCTCGATATTCTGGGCAGCCGATGGCGATGCGAACGCCTGGCAGGCCAGTAGCGTAAGCATGGGCCACGGGGAAAAGCGCGAAAGCAGCATCGCCCGCTCCTAAAGCGCCTTGCCGCTCGGCTCGTTCTGGCCGGATTTGTCCGCGGGCGTCACCCGGCCTTGCGGATATTCCAGCGGGAAATCGTTGAGCCGCCGCCACAGTTCGTAACCAACCGACACCGTTTCCATCTCAATCCAGCCGCGCGCCTTTGCGCCGACGCGCAGATATTCGGTGCTCGGCCAGCTGCGTTCACCGGGCTGCTGCTCTACAAGCACGCGGAACAGGCCGTTGGGCTGCGCCGAATGATCGACCGAGCGCACGCGCCCATCGAACAGGCCGCCGCCCAGCGTCGGCCATCCGCTGAACTGGATTGCGGGCCAACCTTCGAAGGCGATGCGCACCGACTGGCCGGGATGGATCAAAGCGATGTCGCGGCCATCCGCATACATTTCGAGCACGCGTTTAGGACGCAGCGGCACCACCGTGGCAAGCTGTGCGCCGGCATCGACATAGGTTGATCCGGTGGCTGAATTGACTCCCTGAATGCGGCCCGACCGGGGGGCGAACACCGTTTGCGAGGATTGCCGGTCCAGCGAAATATCCACCTGATTCAGCTTCGCCCGCGCCACCGCGAGCGAGCTGCGATACCCTGCGGCAGTGATCTGGGACGCTTCATAATCGCGCCGGGCAAGCAGCCCCTCGGAATAAAGTTGCTGATTACGGTCGACGTTCAAATTCGCCGTCGCCAGCGCGGCCTGGGCGGCATCGATCTCCGCCAGCACCTGCAGCCGTTCGGCGCGCAGTCGCTCGACCAGATTGGGGTCGTTGTCCATGATCCGGGCAACCGGATCGCCGGCCTTTACGAGATCGCCGTCCTGCACGAACCACTTCTCCACGCGGCCCGGAACCAGCGCTGTCACCGCCTGCGGGCGATCCTCAGGGTTCAACGCGACGATCTCACCCGGACCAGCGGCGGTCTGTACCCATGGCGCAAAAAACAGAACCGCCGTGACAAGCAGGATACCGATGATGGTGCTGATCACGAAGAAGCGCGCAATCCGCGGTGTCTTGATGGTCTGGAGCGTATGGAAATGATCGTAGCGGCCCGGCAGGCTCGCATCACTGCGCGCCGTCCGCTGCTTTTCCGAAAAGCTCGGCGCGAAACCCGGCTGGCCTGCGGAGTGTTCAGGCAGAGAGGACATAGCCGGTCTCCGTTCCCATATCGCGCTCGAACGTCTCCATCGAGGCAAAGCGCCGCTGTTCGGTCCCACCCAGCCAGAGCAGGGCATCCCGGTCCAGATCGGTGGGCCGCCGGGTGAATTGCAGCACGGTGGTGCCTCCCTTCTTCAGCTCGGCCAGCGCCGCCGTCACGCGCGCCGGGGGCAGCAGATCGTAGAGCGGAGACATGACGAGCAGGCGCGGCCTGGAAATCAGCGCCGCCGCCAGCTTCAGCGCCATGACTTCGCCCACGGTGAAGGGCCATCCGCTGTTGGACAGGATGGTGTCCAGCCCATCTTCCAGGGTTTCGATCCGCTGCGTCAGGCCGACACGGTCGATGCTGTCGTATATGACGGCGCGGCGATCCTCACCCTCGGTCTGCCGATCGGTCTCCTCCGCAGCGAGATCGAGATAATCGCGCACCGACATCTCGACCATTTCCGCGCGGTCGCAGATCATGACTTCCGAGCGCAGCTCATACAGCCCGAAATCGCCGACATCGTGACCGCCGATCAACAGCATGCCGCGCTGTGGGCGCTCCTGTCGCTTCAGCAGCTGCGTCAGGGCACGGCGCTCGTCCGCCCCTGCCACCACCGCGAGCTGCTCGCCCGCGCCAACCTCGAAGTCGAAACGATGGCCACTGGTGCTGACATTGCGCAGCACAAGCGCGCCGCTGTCCGGACGCCGCTTCTTGCCGCCGGGATCTTCCTGTTCGACATCCCAGAAACGGGTCGTTTCCTCCAGATTGGCGGCGAACTCATACAGAGTGGGCAGATAGATCGTGACCTGCGCGATGCCGTAGAACACGCTCGACAGGATCAGCTCGGCCGCCACCAGCTGCCCCAGCGAAAGCTGCCCGGCAATGATCAGCGCACCGCCCAGCGCGAGGAAACCCGCATTGGAGAGAGCGAACGCGACGAAAAAGGCAATGCTCTGCCCGAACGACTGCCGGAAGTGACGCCGATGCTTGTCCACCCAATTGGCGCTGAGCGCTTCCGAGCGATTGATGGCGTGGTGGAGATGGCGGCTGGATTTGAAGAAACCGCTCGATTCCGCCAGCGACTGGATCCAGTGCGCGGTCTGGTGCTTCGCCTCGCTCTGTTGAACGGCCGTGAAGATCGCGTCCTTGACCCATACCCGCCAGATGATCGCCAGCACGAGGACCAGGATCACGTTGAACAGGAAAACATAAGGATGGTAGAAACTGGTTACGACCAGTCCGACACCGCCCTGCAACAGGATCGCGAACAGGCCGATCAG is part of the Novosphingopyxis iocasae genome and encodes:
- a CDS encoding ABC transporter ATP-binding protein, translated to MKRSEAGVTQFLQWFGTIIGPDSRYVWMAVIYGVGISLLWLATPISVQLLINSVAAIDVATPLITLSLMLLLMLTVLALLSAFRLYVIALLERRIYTRIVAEITLRTVHARDPHFYDSRRGDLFNRYFDMIMVQKSLPSLLIGLFAILLQGGVGLVVTSFYHPYVFLFNVILVLVLAIIWRVWVKDAIFTAVQQSEAKHQTAHWIQSLAESSGFFKSSRHLHHAINRSEALSANWVDKHRRHFRQSFGQSIAFFVAFALSNAGFLALGGALIIAGQLSLGQLVAAELILSSVFYGIAQVTIYLPTLYEFAANLEETTRFWDVEQEDPGGKKRRPDSGALVLRNVSTSGHRFDFEVGAGEQLAVVAGADERRALTQLLKRQERPQRGMLLIGGHDVGDFGLYELRSEVMICDRAEMVEMSVRDYLDLAAEETDRQTEGEDRRAVIYDSIDRVGLTQRIETLEDGLDTILSNSGWPFTVGEVMALKLAAALISRPRLLVMSPLYDLLPPARVTAALAELKKGGTTVLQFTRRPTDLDRDALLWLGGTEQRRFASMETFERDMGTETGYVLSA
- a CDS encoding TolC family protein — protein: MLLSRFSPWPMLTLLACQAFASPSAAQNIEPVGNPQPEIEEAAQPPVGDVLTLREVLRSSARHAPEILAAAAQERQAAGRLLSTRGEFDLLFKGDGFSRVLGYYDGAKAEAKAYQPLTNNGGQVYAGYRVSRGDFPIYEDQYFTNKLGEVSVGGVFSLLRDRLTDSRRTKLAQAEADVSIASFERQMVAIGVQQRALDAYLQWVAAGQRVRVFRQLLNLAESRQSGIERGIRLGAQPAILSVENRQNIVQRCSNLVRAERTLDAAANDLSFFWRDALGRPVFPTSELLPDEFPDLKSPLPVFGGLDRLARPDLSAILLRMDKARAERLLAENDLRPRLDVGVDVSKDLGAEGLGGPSRTPLETKVGVTFSMPLQRRDAQGRSIAASAKIDELQRKHSQLEDEIVVRINRLAIRADAAEDQISLARQDASLAQQLAQAERRRLFLGASDLLTVNLREQALLQARINLLDARYELAALKGELIAATADREQLELP
- the sdhD gene encoding succinate dehydrogenase, hydrophobic membrane anchor protein, with protein sequence MTEQKDADSTDDATDDPQKADGDDGGHEEIKVAKTETNAALLTQLYQREAYRKSKGYGASGTGSRTWRMQRLTALALIPLAVWFVVSLLVHMTGAGAAPAAWLGSPINAVLIAALLLMALRHATIGLRVVLEDYVHTRFLLTTSILALYAAAWATGLAAIGGLLVLLFKHIGGA
- the sdhC gene encoding succinate dehydrogenase, cytochrome b556 subunit is translated as MSGDRGLNSERPLSPHLAHYRWEIGQSTSILHRATGIALAAGLPVLAWWIVAMAAGGAAADWTARIYASWPAKLLLFGWTVAICFHLLNGIRHLGWDSGHGFGMANTRSTGWAAMIGAVALALLIWVFVLFGGVGA
- a CDS encoding HlyD family secretion protein — its product is MSSLPEHSAGQPGFAPSFSEKQRTARSDASLPGRYDHFHTLQTIKTPRIARFFVISTIIGILLVTAVLFFAPWVQTAAGPGEIVALNPEDRPQAVTALVPGRVEKWFVQDGDLVKAGDPVARIMDNDPNLVERLRAERLQVLAEIDAAQAALATANLNVDRNQQLYSEGLLARRDYEASQITAAGYRSSLAVARAKLNQVDISLDRQSSQTVFAPRSGRIQGVNSATGSTYVDAGAQLATVVPLRPKRVLEMYADGRDIALIHPGQSVRIAFEGWPAIQFSGWPTLGGGLFDGRVRSVDHSAQPNGLFRVLVEQQPGERSWPSTEYLRVGAKARGWIEMETVSVGYELWRRLNDFPLEYPQGRVTPADKSGQNEPSGKAL